In one Brassica oleracea var. oleracea cultivar TO1000 chromosome C9, BOL, whole genome shotgun sequence genomic region, the following are encoded:
- the LOC106313734 gene encoding L-type lectin-domain containing receptor kinase I.8, translated as MAQGLDLTWMVISFLLLLLLSSQQETRFIFNGFRQGDLHVDGVAQILPGGLLQLTNTSEQKMGQAFFKQPFEFNSSESLSFSTHFACAMVRKPGVTGGNGIAFFLSPTMNLSEADATQYLGLFNTTTNMSPSSRIFAVELDTVQSAEFDDINNNHVGVNVNSLTSTVSAPAAYFSDKEGRNKTINLLSGDSIQVWVDFDGTVLNVSLAPLRVQKPSQSLISTSLDLSALLQGRMFVGLSAATGQLANNHYILGWSFSRSKQSLQSLDISKLPKVPRPKKKLSPVLILLVIILIIIVLLLLGGAYLYRRNKYAEVREEWEKEYGPHRYSYKTIYKATKGFHKDGFLGKGGFGEVYKGTLPREGDIAVKRFSHDGQRGMKQFVAEIASMGRLDHRNLVPLLGYCRRKGEFFLISKYMPNGSLDQFLFRGGEESPSLPWTKRFWIVKGIASALCYLHREATQVVLHRDIKASNVMLDSEFNGKLGDFGMARYHNHGANPTVTGAVGTVGYMAPELTSMGASTRTDVYAFGAFLLEVACGRRPVEPTAAAERQFLVKWVCDCWRKKDILKARDPKLSGESYSSRSVELVMKVGLLCTNLVPEARPEMERVVQYLEELVPLPDFEPDSPGIGVLSSVMVGGSSSVVSNGSGPATESMFITHSIQYGEGR; from the coding sequence CAACGGTTTTCGCCAGGGAGATCTTCACGTTGATGGGGTTGCTCAGATCCTTCCCGGTGGACTACTGCAGCTGACCAACACTTCAGAGCAGAAGATGGGTCAGGCTTTCTTCAAGCAGCCCTTCGAGTTCAACTCATCTGAATCTCTCTCCTTCTCAACTCATTTCGCCTGTGCAATGGTGCGTAAACCGGGAGTAACCGGAGGAAACGGGATCGCTTTCTTCCTATCTCCCACCATGAATCTTTCGGAGGCAGATGCAACTCAGTACTTGGGTCTTTTCAACACCACAACCAATATGTCTCCTTCATCTCGTATCTTCGCTGTTGAGCTTGACACTGTCCAAAGCGCAGAGTTTGATGACATCAATAACAATCATGTTGGTGTCAACGTGAACAGCCTGACCTCAACCGTATCTGCTCCAGCTGCTTACTTTTCAGACAAAGAAGGTCGGAATAAAACCATCAATCTCTTGAGTGGAGATTCCATCCAGGTCTGGGTGGACTTCGATGGAACTGTACTAAACGTTTCACTAGCCCCTCTCCGAGTTCAGAAGCCGAGTCAGAGTCTTATCTCAACATCCCTCGATCTCTCAGCACTTCTCCAAGGCAGAATGTTTGTCGGATTATCTGCAGCAACAGGGCAGTTAGCAAACAACCATTACATACTCGGTTGGAGTTTCAGCAGAAGCAAACAATCACTACAGAGCCTAGACATCTCCAAACTTCCCAAAGTTCCTCGCCCTAAGAAAAAACTCTCTCCGGTGCTGATTCTTCTGGTGATTATACTCATAATCATAGTCTTGTTACTCCTTGGAGGAGCTTATCTCTACAGGAGAAACAAGTACGCAGAAGTAAGAGAGGAATGGGAGAAAGAGTACGGTCCACACCGTTACTCTTACAAAACCATCTACAAAGCAACAAAAGGGTTCCACAAAGATGGGTTTCTCGGTAAAGGAGGATTCGGAGAAGTCTACAAAGGAACTCTCCCTCGTGAAGGAGACATAGCAGTGAAGAGATTCTCACACGACGGACAACGAGGGATGAAGCAGTTCGTGGCTGAGATAGCAAGCATGGGGAGATTAGACCACAGGAACTTAGTCCCGCTCCTCGGCTACTGCAGGAGAAAAGGAGAGTTCTTCCTCATCTCCAAGTACATGCCCAATGGAAGTCTTGACCAGTTCTTGTTCCGAGGTGGAGAAGAATCACCATCACTCCCTTGGACCAAAAGATTTTGGATTGTAAAAGGAATAGCTTCAGCGCTTTGCTACTTACACAGAGAAGCCACACAAGTTGTTCTCCACAGAGACATCAAAGCTTCCAACGTGATGCTCGACTCGGAGTTCAACGGGAAGCTGGGAGACTTCGGTATGGCTAGGTACCACAACCACGGAGCTAACCCGACCGTGACGGGAGCTGTGGGAACCGTGGGATACATGGCTCCTGAGCTGACCTCGATGGGAGCTTCGACAAGAACCGACGTGTACGCGTTCGGAGCGTTCTTGCTCGAAGTAGCTTGCGGGAGGAGACCCGTGGAGCCTACCGCGGCGGCGGAGAGGCAGTTTCTTGTGAAATGGGTTTGCGATTGCTGGAGGAAGAAGGATATACTCAAGGCTCGTGATCCCAAACTGAGCGGCGAGTCTTATTCGTCTCGGTCTGTGGAGTTGGTGATGAAGGTGGGGTTGCTGTGCACGAATCTCGTCCCGGAAGCGAGGCCGGAGATGGAGAGAGTTGTGCAGTATCTTGAAGAGCTGGTTCCGTTGCCGGACTTTGAACCGGATTCGCCGGGGATTGGGGTACTGAGTTCGGTTATGGTGGGAGGAAGCTCGTCGGTGGTGTCTAACGGTTCGGGTCCGGCGACTGAGTCTATGTTTATTACTCACTCGATCCAGTACGGAGAAGGACGATGA
- the LOC106318614 gene encoding L-type lectin-domain containing receptor kinase I.9-like produces the protein MHRFVFREDLHIRSRLSVSSSAMARWLLQILIISSLHLVSLSSQQETRFVYESFSSQEDLYLDASAKVLPHGILQLTNDSDHQIGRAFYKNPIQFSSFSTHFVCALVPKPGKEGGHGLAFLVSSSMDFSHAQDSRFLGAFNASANGSQALAVELDTIWNPEYKDTKGRNHVGIDVNNPVSVAVSPASYYSDKKGRNENMTLLSGKPIHVWVDYDGTVLSVWIAPLKVQKPSRPLLSHPINLSKIFPNRSKLFVGFSAATGNAVSGHYILWWSFSTGRGSLHGLDISKLPKVPHPKAPHKNLATWIIVLVVCVAVAVLAFLAGVYVHRRKKYSEVSETWEKEFDAHRFSYKSLYKATKGFSKDEFLGKGGFGEVYRGDLPQGREIAVKRVSHNGDEGVKQFVAEVVSMECLKHRNLVPLFGYCRRKRELLLVSEYMPNGSLDEHLFDETKPVLPWSQRLVVVKGIASALWYLHTAADQVVLHRDVKASNIMLDAEFNGRLGDFGMARFHDHGGDAATTAAVGTVGYMAPELITMGASTATDVYAFGVFMLEVACGRRPLEPQLQPEKRHMIKWVCECWKKDALLDATDPRLGDEFLPEEVEMVMKLGLLCSNIVPESRPTMEQVVLYLNNNLPLPDFSPYTVGIGTFAPVLVDAASLVVSSASWSWSAPSMSSSSANHSPYAGQSTDQPWGQTIETKNSLHIVSEAEKPKTQTF, from the coding sequence ATGCATCGCTTTGTGTTCAGAGAAGATCTACACATCAGATCCAGACTCTCTGTTTCATCATCAGCAATGGCTCGTTGGCTGCTTCAGATCCTAATTATCTCCTCTCTTCATCTGGTTTCTCTATCAAGTCAACAAGAGACAAGGTTTGTCTATGAAAGTTTTAGCTCCCAAGAAGATCTTTATCTAGATGCTTCTGCGAAAGTACTTCCCCATGGAATATTGCAGCTGACAAACGATTCAGATCATCAAATAGGCCGGGCATTCTACAAGAATCCAATTCAGTTCAGTTCCTTCTCAACACATTTCGTGTGTGCTCTGGTGCCTAAGCCAGGTAAAGAAGGCGGCCATGGTCTTGCCTTTTTAGTATCTTCCTCTATGGATTTCTCGCACGCACAAGATTCAAGATTCTTGGGGGCTTTCAACGCCTCAGCAAATGGATCTCAGGCTCTTGCTGTTGAGCTCGACACTATATGGAACCCTGAGTACAAAGACACCAAAGGTAGGAATCACGTGGGGATTGATGTGAACAATCCTGTATCTGTAGCAGTATCTCCGGCGTCTTACTATTCCGACAAGAAAGGGAGAAACGAAAACATGACCCTCTTGAGTGGAAAGCCTATACATGTCTGGGTGGATTATGACGGCACTGTGCTCAGTGTCTGGATCGCACCTCTTAAAGTCCAGAAGCCAAGTCGGCCTCTTTTGTCACATCCAATCAACCTTTCAAAGATTTTTCCTAATAGATCCAAACTGTTTGTTGGCTTCTCCGCAGCAACAGGGAACGCAGTGAGTGGTCACTATATTCTTTGGTGGAGTTTTAGCACAGGCAGAGGATCACTGCATGGTCTTGACATCTCAAAACTTCCTAAAGTTCCTCATCCCAAAGCTCCGCATAAGAATCTGGCTACATGGATTATTGTCCTTGTTGTTTGTGTGGCTGTTGCGGTTTTGGCTTTTCTTGCAGGAGTTTATGTCCACAGGAGGAAGAAGTATTCTGAAGTTTCTGAAACATGGGAGAAGGAGTTTGATGCACATCGGTTCTCTTACAAGTCCTTGTACAAAGCAACAAAGGGTTTCAGTAAAGATGAGTTCCTCGGAAAAGGAGGCTTTGGTGAAGTCTATAGAGGTGATCTTCCTCAAGGCAGAGAAATAGCAGTGAAGAGAGTGTCACATAATGGTGATGAAGGTGTGAAGCAATTTGTGGCTGAAGTGGTGAGCATGGAATGTCTGAAACACAGGAATCTTGTTCCACTTTTTGGGTATTGCAGGAGGAAGCGGGAACTTCTTCTTGTCTCGGAGTACATGCCTAACGGTAGCCTTGACGAGCATTTGTTTGATGAGACGAAACCGGTTCTTCCTTGGTCACAGAGACTTGTGGTTGTTAAAGGAATAGCGTCTGCTCTATGGTACCTCCATACAGCTGCTGACCAAGTTGTTCTTCACCGAGATGTCAAAGCTTCAAACATTATGTTGGACGCTGAGTTCAATGGTAGGTTAGGAGATTTTGGCATGGCTAGGTTTCATGACCACGGAGGCGATGCAGCCACAACAGCTGCTGTGGGAACAGTAGGGTACATGGCACCTGAGCTAATCACAATGGGAGCTTCCACTGCAACTGATGTTTACGCCTTTGGTGTTTTCATGCTTGAAGTAGCATGTGGGAGAAGACCATTGGAACCGCAGTTGCAACCTGAGAAACGACATATGATCAAATGGGTTTGCGAGTGTTGGAAGAAGGATGCTTTGCTCGATGCCACTGATCCAAGACTGGGAGATGAGTTCTTACCAGAGGAAGTTGAGATGGTTATGAAACTCGGGTTGCTCTGTTCAAATATCGTGCCAGAGTCTAGACCTACGATGGAACAAGTGGTCTTGTACCTAAACAACAACCTGCCTTTGCCTGATTTCTCACCATATACTGTGGGGATCGGCACATTTGCTCCGGTTCTGGTTGATGCAGCTTCCCTGGTAGTCTCATCCGCTTCATGGAGTTGGTCAGCACCCTCGATGTCATCATCTTCTGCAAACCACTCACCTTACGCTGGTCAGTCAACAGATCAGCCTTGGGGACAGACAATAGAGACTAAGAACTCTCTTCACATAGTTTCAGAAGCGGAGAAGCCTAAGACTCAGACTTTCTAA